caaaattgtgctcacggcctggggttcaatcccaggtagctggctcaaggttgactcagccttttatccttccgaggtcggtaaaatgagtttgctggggggggggcaatgtgtagcctgcataattaacttgttaactgcccagagagtgcttgaagtgctatgggatgggatataagcagcacgcttttcaCTTCAACTCCCTACCAATCCAGAAATCTATGGTTAATGTATCTCTGACAAATGACCATCTAATGAATGAGAGTCAATAGGGCTGGTGGTGATCTGAGATAAAACTGCAAATATCAGGTGTGCATGAGGAAGCTCATGTTACATTCTTAAAAGTGAATTTCTGaaagtcagtaaactgagcacccagtttacttggggggggggcaatgtgtagccttcataattcaattgcaaaccacccagagagtgctttaagcactatggggtggtatataagcagcatgttttgctatTTTTGAGGGTTTCAGTTCAACTCCCTACCAATCCAGAAATCTATGGTTAATACATCTCTGACAAATGACCATCTAATGAATGAGAGCCCACCCCTTTCCAAGGCAGTCTGGTCCACTTGCtgaacactttttttttactgtcaagAAATTCTTCCTGACATTTAGTCAAAATATCTTCTCTTGTAATTTGTCTTCATGAGTTCAGGTCTTGGCTTCTGGAACTGCAGAAAACAAGTTTTTCCCTTTTTGCACATGATACTTTCAGATATTTTAAGAGATCTCTCAGATGAACTTCcgatcttttttttcttccttcaggcTATACATACATCCCATCCCATCAACTGTTCTTTCTGTGCCTTACCTTCCAGACTCTTTACCATTTTTGTTAACCTTTATTTGGACTTTGCAATATCTTTTAAAAGCTTCGTATCCCAGAACTGGGGAAATGTTCCAGATCATACAATTACTTCTCTTGTTGTGGCTGTGATACTTCTGCAGTTTAAATAATAGTTTAAATTGCACTGGAGTGTTGGGTTTTCTGTTGGGTGGAGTTGGCCCTGATGTTGACTTACATTGGGCTGTTGGTTTGCTAGGACTCCTAGAACCAACAGCAACACCATTTGTTGCATAACTCTCTGCCATTGGACAatatgtagttttaaaaatagaagaataTGTCACTCATAATAATGAGCTATGATACTACCCCTGCTGAAATCGCATACCAATGTTGCTTATGTACTAGGCATGAGTATTGAAGATTGTCCTTCCATGGAATGCTGAAAagggtttaaatattttaaattatagctGTCTACTGATGAaatggatgagatggttggacaatgtcatcaaagcaaccaacatgaatttgacacgactccgggagacagtggacgataggagggcctggtgtgctctggtccatggggtcacgaagagtcggacacgacgaaacgactaaatgacaacgactGATGAAAAGAGTGAGAAGCAGCCAAATAACTTCCTGGCAGTTGGATCCTATGTAATGGCGCTTCCCACTGGGTTATTCTTATCTCTCTATGCTCACCATGAAGCCCTGATCTGAATGATACCCCCCAGGTTATAGAGGAAAGGGGCACAGCATGCTTTAGGGGATATATGAAGTGGCAGATTATGGATTTGTAATGTGTGTGATCATAGCCTAGATCAggcataaaataataatttatgatTTTATTAGTACTTGCTCCTTCCCCAGTGGCATGATAGGTAAATaataaaatgctgctgctgctgttgatgatGATTGTCTTATATTTCATAATAACATGCCTCTCCCCTACCACCTcttttagtgcagtggtccccaaccttgagtccctagatgttcttggattacaactcccagaaatcctaggcaGCACAGCTCGTGatgaagacctctgggagttttagtctggggacccaaggttgggaaccactgctttaagggatTGAACTGATAGTTGGTCTTTGCATGAGAAACAACAACTGAAGCAGTTTTTATGGGAATCGcctacagacagacagaaagcgAGCAAAAGAGCAAGTGAGCAGGCAAGATGTGAGATAAGTTTGGAAGCATCTTAGGGTGTCCGTCAGGAAATACTGTAATATATGGTAGTTGATCTGCTGCCTTCTAGGAAAGCTCACGTTGCTACCCATACCTACACTCTACTTTTACACTATGTGGTAAACAAGCGAAACATTATGAACAACAAAAATACCATAAGCTTTGACTGATTTGTCTTTCTTTCATAGAGAAACCAACTCCCTCTAACTGCTCTAGTGAGGGAAGTGGAAAGGACACAACTGTTATCTGTGGCAAGATAGAAAGcacatccccctccccaccctatAAAATGGAAACATCTTGGTAAATCAAGAGAATGCTAttccaggaaaagaaaggaagcatgAATGAGAAAGCATGAGGACAACACACATAGTGTGCAATCCATATGAAAGTATAGATTTCTTTTGTACTAAAGCATCTGAACTTCGTGTACCAatgaattgtatttatttttgtatttatcttTGCTAGGCAACTGGAATCGTTATTCTTGCTATCTTGGCctccaaatattaaaaagaaaaagaaaacagcaatgacaagGGTTGCATTTATTGGAAAAGCCAGCTTTTGGTACACATTGTCCTTCAACAGGAAGaattatgaaaagaaaataaattcccAATTACCAAGAGAGCAAAGAGATTAGCCAATATAGGTTTCAGCAGAATTTCAACATTTGAGCATTGTGTTATTTTATAATACAATACACCAAATAATGAGAATAATGGGTGTGCTTCGGCAATGGCAGAATTCAGTAATTTAATGCTAACAGTACATGGCCCATGTTCTCATTCccagccaccccacccccagccactGCTTCCTTAGGGTGTCATCTTCATGTTATCTAGCAATTCTGTTCTATGCATGATGCTCTTTCCTTGCAGCTCCTGGAGAAAAACCACGAGGAAATACCTGGAAAATAAATAACATGTTTTGCATGTGTATGTGCTTCAGTAATTTTGATTTGTAAAACCAGCCTATATTTTTCCATTCTTCTGCTTTCACAAGATTACTTCCCTCTTTTATAATGGTCACTGAAATGCTGGGTCTTCTGTTTTCACTTTGTAGGGTTTTACCCTAGTCCTGAATAAATGTGGGGTTTGAAGAACTCCTgcccgttttttttaaaaaatagacccATTGTGCACAGATGATAGATGATATACCAGATATCATATCTAAATCAGCAATGTTGGTGAACTCAAGACATTTCCATGCCTCAGGAGAAGGATAGGATGGCACACCTCTCCTATCTGAACTGGCCGTTGATGCTGTGGCATCTTCTATGACAATTTAAGTAGCTGATTACTTTAAGGCAATCAGGACAGGCCACATGGCATATATACTGCTGTCCCTCTGATGACGAGGAACACCAGGAAACCTCAGGAGGAAAAGCCCAGGGTGTCTTGCTATTGTTTCCCAGCATATGCCTCCTTAGGTGGTTCCTTCACTCTGCCTAAGGGTAGGGCTGCTCCTGCATTCTTGTATTTAACCGTTCATCCAGTGGAGACAGGATACCAGGACTTCCACTATGTGACTAGAAAGAGTAACAGAATGGCATGCAAGCAAGTGAATAGGCTAGTGGAGGAGAGGCAGAGGTTCCTATTGCTCTTCTGCCAGCCCTACTGGTTACCATGTTGGTATAAAAGCCTGTTCTCAACTCTCTTCTCCTTCAGTCAACTTGTTTAACTGATATTTAAAAGTTCCCCATAAAGAGGATAGTATTAATATTTCCACACTAGCTGCAGACTATGGGGTCTCCCTTCCTCCACAGTTAGTGTGAAAACACTTGTCTGTTAGCCTCATGGCAAGCTAAAACAAATTTTTCTAGATGGTAACACTTACAAGGCTATGAGCATTTTGCTAGCACAGATGGGATTAAAATAGTAGCATTCCTGTAAAAGGGACATGCCTTGATGTAGAATTAATTCTACATGTCATGGGGATCTCGAGCTAATTCAGAAGCAGAAGTGGGTACTGCCCTGTCTCTCCCATGAACGGGTAAGTCTGGGGCAGCAAGGAAAGAAACCGAAGTGAGATGCAAGCAATACCATTACTGTTGAGTGGTGCCTCTTTATGGGACTATGCAAGATTTCCCACATATTTTGTAACAGCATTTTTGGTTTTCCGGACAATCGTAGTCATGGTTGCAATCATCACGTCCAGGGACTGAGCAAATAAATGGAAATTTGGGGCACTTGCCAGGTTTATctgtaacaaaagaaaaaaccagaaACTAATGATTGTACATTATGGGCAAAGAGAGTCAGAGAGTATCCTGCTGATTATGCCTGGGGTCCATATTTCTTTTGTTGACGAATATTTCGTATTTCATACATTGACATAAGTGATTTTGTATTTCCACTAGCCATAAGATTCCCTTGGTGCTTTCCCCTTCCAGACTAACCTAGTTCCCATGAATGAAGTGATATTCAAATAGTTTAGCTCTTTGTATGGTGCCTTGAGCTCCTGGGGGAAAAGGTGGGTGGCAAATATGTGTAAAATGCTTTTTGTGCCCCTGGCAATGCCCCAGTTGCCACATTCAATGATATACTGGAAAAGAGAACTTGAATCTCTCATTTTGCTTGATTATTTTAAATGCACCCCCAGGGCACTAAAACATTACAGGACGAAGTATTAAATACAGTCAGATACATATTGCTCACATGGAGGAAATACATTTTTGTCACAGAGCTCTTCCAGACGTATTTAGTGTCTTACTCCATGAGCTGATTCTTGTactgtttcttcttctgttttctatGAGAGTTATTTCTTACAATAGAATTCCATCATTTTTGTCTAGATAGGTACAAAAATGCACTGTTTTGAGAGGAAGTGCCCATTTCTCCTTCATTTTCCAGTAAGAACCTTGGTCCCAGCCACTTTGGCTACCTTTATCAATCTCCTTCATGCCCCATTTCCATCCACTGCCACTTTTGTGTTGGGTTGTTGCTTTTCAGTTTCTGTTCCACTTTTGCTATCCTTCTTCAGTAGGTTTCTCCACATGGCTCCAAGCAAGGCGAGGGCATGAAGAAGCAACCTTTGCTTCGTATTTGGACAAAGTGAGGAGAAATGGTTTCTGAAAATGAGGTAGGAATTTGGCCATAATCTGTATAATTGGATAGCGCAGAGAAAGGTGCATGATAACTGAAGTGTACTTGCCATAGAAGTTTGAAAGGAACTTGAAGGATTTGCTGGGAAACATAGTCCTATAGCAATTGTGAAACCATGTAAAAACCAAATATATACGATGAGGCTATACCAGAACACAAATGACACAACAAGACAGATTAatgtacacatactgtatatatattgtacAGAACAACAGTCAAGATAATCAAGTATCTGACAGCACCACAGCAGCGTGGGGATGTACTTTAAAGATCATTTTTACAGAGTAGCATTatacctctttctttttttaaaggtatttgaAGGCATTAGCACACAGGCTCTGGCTTGATTCATTTAACGTATGGCATATATGTGATCACATGCCTGCTACCATGTCCAccctcagcagccatgcaggggtTGGATACCATTACAGAGCTGTTTGATACTCTGTACATATCTTCACAAAAGGCAACAAACTGCATGCAAGGTTCTTATCAAATCATGGGCAAAAACACAACTGGAATGATACAGCAGGAAACAACAGTTGCAAAGCATGGCACAGCAGAGTTAGAAATAAAAACATTCCTCTGTCACCATCCAGccacaaagcagaaaacagtCTGGTTACATGTAGGAGAGGATAGCATTAAAGAtgatggaaggaaaggaggggaaaggtgCAAGAGGGCAAAGGCATGGAAAATGCAAGTTGGTTGGGACAACTGGTGGCACAGTTGGGATTGTTTTTTGCAATTCATAGCATTTCAAGCAGAGAAACATGAGGGGAGAGAAATCTAACAATGACTGCAACTACGCTAGCAATTTTGCTATAATCTGAGACTGAATTATGGCTGTATTCAAAGTCAATGATCAGACAGGGCCGGCAGATTGCTTTGAGAGTTTGGTGTTCGCATTCAATTTGATACAATTCAAatttcagcccacagcccccttctttccttccttcctctggtcctgagGTTAATGCACTAAtctaatatacattttaaaaatcaggggaAAAGAATGCAGGGGTGAGTGTTCCTGTGGTCCTGAAATTAGACTGCAACTGCCTACATAACGGAAACACCACCCACAGACATGCCCCACttcatctttacaagaatgaatcAACTGACCACACAGGCAGAAGTCCATTTTAGAgatgggagtacagtggtgcctcgcttaacgagtgccccgtataacgaaaaaatcgcataacgatggcttcgttgccatcgcttttgcgatcgcacaacgatcttgcctatggggaaaaatcgctttgcgatttttccccataggcaccattttcccccagctgagcggcgggagctttgaagccccgctgctcagctgggggaaaatgtcggcagtgggctgtggcctcggaaggaccccgaagccaccgtcccctgccgacaattcccttccgagctccggggacaggctggggggtggaccggggagcttgaagcctctccgcgccgcctacccccgctgttcccggacttctggaagtccgggaacagcctgggtaagcagcgcggagaggcttcaagcttcccgatccaccctccagcctgtccccgccgcttaaagcctccttgcgccgcctacccagcccgttctcggacacctaggtgtccgagaacgggctgggtaggcggcggggaaggctaccggcatcggggacaggctggggggtgcaccggggagcttgaagcctctccgcgccgcctacccccgccgttcccggacttctggaagtccgggaacggcgggggtaagcagcgcgggaaggcttcaagcttcccgatccaccctccagcctgtccccgccgcttaaagcctccttgcgccgcctatccagcccgttctcggacacctaggtgtccgagaacgggctgggtaggcggcggggaaggctaccggcatcggggacaggctggggggtgcaccggggagcttgaagcctctccgcgccgcctacccccaccGGGAAcgaggaggctttaagcggcggggacaggctggagggtggatcgggaagcttgaagcctcccagcgctgcttacccccgccgttcccggacttccagaagtccgggaacggcgggggtaggcggcgcggagaggcttcaagctccccggtgcaccccccagcctgtccccgatgccggtagccttccccgccgcctacccagcccgtcctcggacacctaggtgtccgagaacgggctgggtaggcggcgcaaggaggctttaagcgacggggacaggctggagggtggatcgggaagcttgaagcctccccgcgctgcttacccccgccgttcccggacttccagaagtccgggaacagcgggggtaggcggcgcggagaggcttcaagctccccggtgcaccccccagcctgtccccgatgccggtagccttccccgccgcctacccagcccgttctcggacacctaggtgtccgagaacgggctgggtaggcggcgcaaggaggctttaagcggcggggacaggctggagggtggatcgggaagcttgaagcctcccagcgctgcttacccaggtcgttcccggacttccagaagtccgggaacgacctgggtaggcggcacggagaggcttcaagctccccgatccaccccccagcctgtccccgccgcttaaagggtaaccgcagcggctaccccagccatggccggactctagggagtccagccatggctgaggtagccaccatgggtcagatccaagccgcggggggagggaaaaaaccggataatccgttccagttggaacggattaaccggttttcaatgcatttctatgggaaatggtgcttcccataacgatgttttcacataacgtttttttttctggaaccaattaacatcgttatgcgaggcaccactgtattcatattcttatatgaatatccccgcacaggtggaaataacgattttgctgctgctgcggctctgcagaggcttcctatcacactgttctgcgcaatggattagccaccatgtgacctagcagagaggcttgtcatcctgcctcctgccaggagtgggtaatcgATTGTGAACAACGgcacaataggaaggctccacGGAGCCGGTGGCAGTggcgttatttccacctgtgcagggatattcgtattcatatacaaatactcccatctctaggcCATTTGCATCATTCCGGCTTTAAAACAGTAGAAGTCCCCAGTGGGAGACCAAAAAAAGCTGCATTGGAAGCAAAAAGGGCCAGACTGATTTGAATCGGCCTTTTAGTCATGTGatcaataaaaaataatttgaattcaTCCACTTTATAAACAGAGCAAATctcacagtatttgaccatgtagttgcagtCAGAGACAGGAATGTCTGCGTGAGGAAACATAAGATGACTCACAACAGGGCACAAAATAAGGTCATGTCTGGAAGAGTCTAAAACACCATACCTTGTGGGTTTCGGCAAATCTTGTCACATTTAAAGTAACAACACTTCTGGATTCCGGGGCAGTCATAGTCAAAATTGCAAGCATTTTGTCCTGGTGCAAAGCATCGATATGGATTGGGAGGGCATGTCCCCATTTTGTCTGGAAGGGTAAAGAAAAGCAGGCAAATCATCAAATACCACATCTTGTAGCATTACTATAAAGTTGAAGAGTGGCGAAATTAAACACACCACAATTCCTCAACTGTCCCGATCCCATATATAGAAACAGCGCTATCACATATACAAGAGACATCAGCAAGTTTGGGAGAAAGCCGGAGGTTTCCACAACTACAAAACAACttgaataaaagaaaaacatggaaggGGAGAATCCTGAAAACAGTCCCGTGAAGACTGAGCCTCTTCAGTGGGCACCAAATACTAATGAGCTTTTATGGAGGGAACATAgcaagggagggggaaatggagtAGAGAACCTTGCAAAAGAATATGATTCAACAGGAACACACCATATAAAAAAACTTTTCCCCAGATGCCACTTGTACATAAGAAAACATAAGGAAACAGCAAACAAATCTCAGTTCTCCTAATGCAGGTCTTTCAGCAGGCCAAATGGCACCCATTTACACATAAAGAGGGAGGTCtgcagaacaacagcaacagacaGAACTTTGGGAAAACCTGAAGTGTGTGTAGAAGACTCCTCCCACCCCTAGAACCCGCCGGTCCACTTACTTCTCAACATACGTGGCTGGCATCATTGTCAGTGCACCAATCACAGCAGTAGCCTGCTTGCCCGGCcactccatggctgagtggggagacttgtcatctTGCTTCCTTGCCAAAGTGGCCAggtgagcagggaggtggggacgTGGCAGTCAGGCTACTGCTGTGATTGGTGCACTGACAATGATGCCAGCCATGTGTGTTGTGCAGTGAGTGGACCAGTGGGTTCTGTGGGTGGGAGGTAACCAGGCCAGCACCCTGTGCCAGTGGGATTCGTCTTTGTAGACAGAGATGaatcccccatctctagtggagatggtcatgaactgctggtttggcagttcatgctggtttggcAATCAGCCCTACAGGTGTTCTGTTATTCTGAGCCCTGCTCCCtttggcaggcacccactcagaggcagcatcccagCCTACTCCAGGTACTGCCtatgagtgggtgcctgctgtgAGGCTCAGAACCATGGACCACCTGTTGGGCCAACTTTCAAACTGGCAAGACCCACCGAATCggtggttcgtgtccatctctaatttaaTAGCCACTTGTTTATACTTATTGTGGACAAATAAACCAAGTAAACCCTTTGTCCTATCTACAGCCtggggatatattttttaaactgcaATTCCAAGAATTCTCAACAAGGGTAATTTACAAAAACCATGTTGAGTTCAGTATGAATTCTTTGTAATTTAAAGTGCTGAAGAAGCAGCTGAGTGTTTTTTAAACTAATTTCCTTAAACTACTTGGccaatttcattcatttttggtTGAATCACTCTTCCTCTTCAGCTGCTAGTTTCT
This sequence is a window from Pogona vitticeps strain Pit_001003342236 chromosome 4, PviZW2.1, whole genome shotgun sequence. Protein-coding genes within it:
- the LOC110076797 gene encoding notewaprin-a codes for the protein MKTMNTLFLVGLLALWMHLPSSTALPPIDKMGTCPPNPYRCFAPGQNACNFDYDCPGIQKCCYFKCDKICRNPQDKPGKCPKFPFICSVPGRDDCNHDYDCPENQKCCYKICGKSCIVP